The following nucleotide sequence is from Candidatus Zixiibacteriota bacterium.
TTCCCGGACGGCCTTTTTTCAAACTATTATAAGGAGGTTTCCAATGCGGCATCTGGCAGTCACCCGAGGTGAATACACGGAAATAACCACGCTTCGGTCCCGGCTCCTGAGAAGGGCCCGTCAGTGGTTCGACGGCAACGCGTTCATGGAAGTGAATGTCCCCCACATTACCGGCGCTACAGGCTCCTGTGAGTGGTTCCCGAACGCCATGCCGGTAACCATGTACAACGAGACGGGGAACGAAACCGCCATGTTTCTCCGGCAGACCGGCCAACTGTATCTGGAAGCATTTACGGTCGCGCACAACCGCGTGTACACGATTGGGCCATCGTTCCGCCAGGAACGAAAAGTCACCAACCGTCACTTGTGCGAGTTTACGCTTATCGAGTTCGAGGGACGGGATTTCGAGCTCGATGGCCTGATGAACCTGATCGAATCGCTCCTGAAATCGATGTACAAAGAAGCGAAGGAGATGGTGACCAGTCCACTTCTCGACAAATACACCGGCCTTCCGTTCAACCGCATCAAGTATGCCGATGCGATCACGCTGCTTCAGCAAAACGGATTCGAGATCGAGCAGG
It contains:
- a CDS encoding amino acid--tRNA ligase-related protein, which encodes MRHLAVTRGEYTEITTLRSRLLRRARQWFDGNAFMEVNVPHITGATGSCEWFPNAMPVTMYNETGNETAMFLRQTGQLYLEAFTVAHNRVYTIGPSFRQERKVTNRHLCEFTLIEFEGRDFELDGLMNLIESLLKSMYKEAKEMVTSPLLDKYTGLPFNRIKYADAITLLQQNGFEIEQGDDLGSAEEQALCRILDGMPTFVTHYPSNPKPKEGGVIKFFSMKREDGETLCCDLLLPFVGESVGGAVREGSSAKCKTQFEESYMYDHLVERGVDPKQFDWYFEVLSQGNGHGQSSGCGIGFERVVQSVLAAQQEVTSIKLAVELPRSPEYLVP